The genomic DNA CATAGACGGCGATGTCCGTCCAGTCGAAGCGCAGCGCGTAGCCGCCATTCGGCAGGCGCCATTCCAGGTCGGTGCGCGTCCAGTCGGTGATGGCCATGAAGTTGTAGCAGATGGTCTTCACCCCGGCCCGGGCCACGGCGCGGATGGAATCCTTGTACTGGCCGATGCGGGTGCGGAAATCGCCCGTGCGGGTCTTGATGTCCTCGTGCACCGCGATGCTCTCGACCACCTCCCAGGTGAGGCCGGCCTTCTCGATCATCGCCTTGCGCTTCAGCACCTCCTCCTCGGGCCAGGCGCGGCCCTGGTTGATGTGGTGAAGCGCGCTGACCACGCCGGTCGCGCCGGCCTGCCGCACATGCTCCAGGGTCACGCCGTCATCGGGGCCGAACCAGCGCCAGGTTTGCAGCATCTCTCGCACTCCTGCTTGAAAAAGGGGTCAGGCCCGCCCGGTGCGGCGCACCGCGGTTTCGGGCAGGGCGGCCGTGCAGGCCAGGGTGATGGGCTCCGCGAAGCCGGCGGGGAGCCGCTAGGCGGCGAGCGTCTTCCGCACGCCCTGCGCCAGCAGCCGCCCGAGTGCCTCCCGGACCGCGACGCGGAAGCCTTCGTGCTCCGCCAGCTCGGCCGGGAAGATCTCGTCGATCGCGAAGAGCGCCTGCGACAGCGCGGCGGCGTCGCGGCCCGCCGCCCTCGCCGTGGCGGACAGGCGCTCGCCCATCGGGTCGTCGATGCCGTGCGTGCCGCCGCGCTCGTCGGTGCCGAGGAGGAAGGCCATCCAGCCCGCGACCGCCATGGCGATGGCATGAGGCATGGCGCCCGCCCGCAGCCGCGCGAGGGCCGGGCCGAGCAGGCGCTGGGGCAGCTTCTGCGAGCCGTCCATGGCGATCTGCAGCAGCCGGTGCCGGATCGCCGGATTGCGGAAGCGTTCCGCGAGCTGGGCGGTGTAGGTGGGCAGATCGACCCCCGGCACGGGTGCCAGGGTCGGGATCACGTCTTCCCGCCAGAGGCGCGGCAGGAACCCCGCCAGCGCGGGCTCGGCCATGGCGTCGGAGACGGTCTCCAGCCCCGCGAGCGCACCGAGATAGGCGAGGCTGGAATGCGCGCCGTTCAGGCAGCGCAGCTTCATCAGCTCATAGGCATGGACATCGCCGACCAGCAGCGCCCCGGCCTCCTCCCAGCGTGGGCGCGGGCCGGCGAAGCGGTCCTCGATCACCCACTGGGTGAAGGGCTCGGCGACCACGGGCCAGGCATCCTCGTAGCCCAGCGCGGCGACGGCGGCGCGGTCCTCGTCGCGCGTGGCCGGCACGATGCGGTCCACCATGGTCGAGGGGAAGGTGACATTCTCCCCGATCCAGGCGGTGAGGCCGGGATCGCGGCGCGCGGCGAATTCCGCCACGATGCGCGACACCGTCTCGCCGTTCCGGGGCAGGTTGTCGCAGCAGAGGATGGTGCAGGCGGGCGCCCCGGCGGCGCGGCGCTGCCGCAACGCCTCCACCAGCAGGCCGGGCGCGCTGCGCGGGAAGGCCTCGCCGGCGAGGTCGTGGCGGATGTCCGGATGCGCCGCATCCAGCCCGCCATCCCGGGCGCGGCAATAGGCCTTCTCCGTGACGGTGAGGCTGATGATGCGCGTGGCCGGATCGGTCAGCCGCGCCATGGCCCGTTCCGGCGTCTCCGGCACGGTCAGAACCTCGGCGATGCTGCCGACGATCCGCGCGGCGTCGCCGTCGGGGCCGCGCTCCAGCACGGTGTAGAGCCCGTCCTGCGGCGCCAGCGCCTCGCGCACCGTGGGGGAGCGCAGGCTCATGCCGGAAATGCCCCAGCCCGTCTCGCCCGCCGCCAGACGGTCGTCCGTGTACACGGCCTGGTGCGCCCGGTGAAAGGCGCCGAGGCCGAGATGGGCGATGCCGATGCGGATGTTGGCTGGGTCGTAGGCCGGGCGGCGGATGCCGGCAGGGAGTTGCGGCAGGCTGTGACGCGAAAGCCGGGGCGGGCTCATGGCTGCTCCACCGTCTCGAAATAGTCGGGCATGCGCTGCACGATGCGGGGCAGGGAGGAGAGGATCTCGGAGAGGTGCAGCCGGATCGCCTCCTCCGCCGCATCCGGGTCGTGCCGTGCGATGGCGGCCACGATGGCGCGGTGCTGGGTGATCAGCACGCGGGCGGGCGTGGCGTCGGTCGGGATGCTGAGATAGCGGACCCTGTCCATCTGCAGCTTGACTTCGGCCAGGGTGGTCCAGGCACTCTGCTGCCCCATCGCCTCGGCGAAGCTCAGATGCAGCGCGTCGTCGAACTGCAGGAAGGCACGGTGGTCCTCGGCGCGGATCGCCGCCTCCTGCTCGTCGATCAGCCGGTGCATGGCGGTGATGGCGGCCTCG from Roseomonas gilardii includes the following:
- a CDS encoding mannitol dehydrogenase family protein; this translates as MSPPRLSRHSLPQLPAGIRRPAYDPANIRIGIAHLGLGAFHRAHQAVYTDDRLAAGETGWGISGMSLRSPTVREALAPQDGLYTVLERGPDGDAARIVGSIAEVLTVPETPERAMARLTDPATRIISLTVTEKAYCRARDGGLDAAHPDIRHDLAGEAFPRSAPGLLVEALRQRRAAGAPACTILCCDNLPRNGETVSRIVAEFAARRDPGLTAWIGENVTFPSTMVDRIVPATRDEDRAAVAALGYEDAWPVVAEPFTQWVIEDRFAGPRPRWEEAGALLVGDVHAYELMKLRCLNGAHSSLAYLGALAGLETVSDAMAEPALAGFLPRLWREDVIPTLAPVPGVDLPTYTAQLAERFRNPAIRHRLLQIAMDGSQKLPQRLLGPALARLRAGAMPHAIAMAVAGWMAFLLGTDERGGTHGIDDPMGERLSATARAAGRDAAALSQALFAIDEIFPAELAEHEGFRVAVREALGRLLAQGVRKTLAA
- a CDS encoding GntR family transcriptional regulator produces the protein MLAEVLKPLQPMPGGGPVGQQVVALLRDKIITNQLPPGQSLSESDLANLLGVSRQPVREALIRLAEGGLVRILPQRGTTVSRISLSRVAGGRFVRDAVERAVVRQAALEADEAAITAMHRLIDEQEAAIRAEDHRAFLQFDDALHLSFAEAMGQQSAWTTLAEVKLQMDRVRYLSIPTDATPARVLITQHRAIVAAIARHDPDAAEEAIRLHLSEILSSLPRIVQRMPDYFETVEQP